The Achromobacter deleyi region AGGCTGTTCGATCGCGGCGCGCACGGCCTCCACGATCCTGGCGGGCGAATACAGACCTTTTGCGGTGGCGGCCACGCGTTCGGCGGCGGCTTCCACCGCGGCCAGCGACGCTTGTTTATCGGCCAGCGCCGCCGTGGCGTCGCGGGTGCGGCGCGGGCCGGCGTTCACCGCCAGCAATTGCCGGGTGTAGGCCAGCCCCGCATCCAGCGCATCGTCTTCCGTGGCCAGCGTGTCGACCAGTCCGGCCTTCAGGGCGGCCTGGGCGGACAGGTGCTTGCCCGACAGCATCAGGTCCAGCGCGGCCTCGGCGCCCATCAGGCGCGGCGCGCGCTGCGTGCCGCCGGCGCCGGGCAGCAGGCCCAGGTTCACCTCGGGCAGGCCCAGCTTTGCGTTGGCCAGGGCCACGCGGTAGTGCGCGGCCAGGGCAATTTCCAGCCCGCCGCCCAGCGCCGCGCCATGCAGGGCCGCGATCACCGGCTTGGCGCTGGCCTCGATCTGGTTGCACACTTCCGGCAGGACGGGTTGCTGCGGCGGCTTGCCGAACTCGCGGATGTCGGCGCCCGCGATGAAGTTCCTGCCGGCGCCCAGCAGCAGGATCGCGCGGACTTGCGTGTCGGTCTGCGCGGCCTGGATGGCGGCGGACAGATCGCGGCGCACCGCGGCGCTCAGGGCGTTGACCGGGGGATGGTCGATGGTGACGACCAGGACGTCTTCGTAGCGGCGCGTGTGGGCGGCGCCGCTGCTTGCGCTGTCTGTCATGGACAGTGTCTCCGAAGGGGCGCCGCGTGCGCGGAGCCGGGCGGGCCAGGGACGGCCCGTCTTGTGTGGGCTTATTTTTTCCTAGTAAAGATGTCTTGACAATGGCATCCATAATTGACACGCCGGATAATAAAATTTGACAATGCGGGCGAGGAGAGTCGACATGGACACCAAATCCCTGACCTTGCTGGTGGAAATCCTGGACGCGGGCAACCTGAGCGAGGCCGCGCGCCGGCTGAAAATGACCCGCGCCAACGTCAGCTATCACCTGAACCAGCTGGAGAAATCGGTGGGCATGCAGCTGGTGCGGCGCACCACGCGGCGCGTGGAGCCCACGGAAATCGGCCTGAAGCTGTACAAGCACGGGCGCACCATCCAGGACGAACTGGCGGCCGCGCGCGAATCGGTCGAGACCCTGGGCAAGACGCCGCAGGGCAAGGTCCGGCTGAGCGTTCCCAGCGGCTACGGGCAGTTCGTGATGACGCCCTGGCTGCTGGAGTTCAAGCAGACCTATCCGGATATCGTGCTGGACGTGCTGTTCGAGAACAGCGTCGAGGACCTGCTGCGCGACGAAGTGGATATCGCCGTGCGCATCATGTCCGAGCCGCCGCAAAACCTGGTGGCGCGCGAGCTGGGCCAGGTCCGCTACGTGGCCTGCGCGTCCAGGGCGTACGCCGACAGCCGGGGCCTGCCGCAGCGTCCGGAAGACCTGGCGGGCACGCCCGTGATCAGCGCCGCCGTGATCGGCCGGCCGCTGCGCTTGTCCGCCTACTACGGCGGCCAGCCCCGGCAGCAGGTGGTGCTGGAGCCCACCGTCATCTCGCGCAATTACGCCTTTCTGCGCGATGCGATCCGCGCCGGACTGGGCGTGGGCGTGGTGCCGGACTACGTGGTGCATGACGATGTCGCGCGCGGCGAGCTGCTGGCGGCGCTGACGGAATGGCGCCTGAGCATCTTCGGGCGCGCCATGTACATGCTGTACATGCCGAACCGCCATCATCCGCGGGCGATCGGCATGATGATCGAATTCATCCTGGAACGGGCGCAACGCCGCCACGACGGCGAGGCCGGCTTGCTGGCGGTGGGCCACGGGTAGGAGGGCCGGGCACGGCACTTGCTGGCCGCATTCAAAAATCGAATGCGAGGGGCATGATGGAGAGCGCGACAGAAGCGGACCTGGCGCCGCGGACCGAGGACCCCGGGCCCGCCGCGGCCGAGCCCCCGGCAGAGAAAGTCACGGCGCAGGACGCCGGGCTGGTCGACGCGACCGAGCGCGTCATTCCATCCGTGCGGGCGCGCGGCATTTGCCTGACCACGCTGACCGTCCTGGCGGTGCTGTTCAGCCTGAAGCTGGCCCAGGAGTTCATCGTGCCGGTGGTGATGGCCATCGTG contains the following coding sequences:
- a CDS encoding LysR family transcriptional regulator: MDTKSLTLLVEILDAGNLSEAARRLKMTRANVSYHLNQLEKSVGMQLVRRTTRRVEPTEIGLKLYKHGRTIQDELAAARESVETLGKTPQGKVRLSVPSGYGQFVMTPWLLEFKQTYPDIVLDVLFENSVEDLLRDEVDIAVRIMSEPPQNLVARELGQVRYVACASRAYADSRGLPQRPEDLAGTPVISAAVIGRPLRLSAYYGGQPRQQVVLEPTVISRNYAFLRDAIRAGLGVGVVPDYVVHDDVARGELLAALTEWRLSIFGRAMYMLYMPNRHHPRAIGMMIEFILERAQRRHDGEAGLLAVGHG